In the Geitlerinema sp. PCC 9228 genome, one interval contains:
- a CDS encoding calcium-binding protein, giving the protein MDFDAIHVLNPDDNTYTTDGQNDLVVALGGSDIVAALGGNDYLFGNQGNDLLSGNGGEDILRGGQQDDWLLGGDGNDVMTGDLDNDVVAGGNGNDFIYGNQGNDQLFGNSGRDNIYGGQNNDLIRGGRDSDRIFGNLGDDTLSGDLGKDTLQGGLGSDRFIIGVDLGGMSVEEADVINDFTDGVDSIEIAGNIDADDIEISQGTGEYSEDTVIRSRGSSEYFAVFKGIDSSVIDGDDFVNLSNVDPSPTPDPSPTPDPSPTPDPSPTPDPASLAFDTANYSVSEDSGNATVTVTRTGGSDMVK; this is encoded by the coding sequence ATGGATTTTGACGCTATTCACGTATTAAACCCAGACGACAATACCTACACAACCGACGGTCAGAACGATTTGGTTGTGGCTTTGGGAGGTTCCGACATCGTCGCGGCTTTGGGAGGCAACGACTATCTGTTTGGTAACCAGGGAAACGATCTCCTCAGCGGCAATGGAGGAGAAGATATTCTGCGAGGCGGTCAGCAAGATGACTGGCTGCTAGGGGGAGATGGTAATGATGTGATGACCGGAGATTTAGATAACGACGTTGTTGCCGGCGGTAACGGTAACGATTTCATTTACGGCAATCAAGGCAACGACCAACTCTTCGGCAACAGCGGTCGAGATAACATCTATGGCGGTCAAAATAACGATTTGATTCGCGGTGGTCGCGATAGCGATCGCATTTTTGGCAATTTAGGAGATGATACCCTTAGCGGCGATTTAGGGAAAGACACTTTACAAGGAGGTTTGGGAAGCGATCGCTTTATTATTGGTGTAGATTTGGGGGGAATGTCTGTAGAAGAGGCAGATGTCATTAATGATTTTACCGATGGTGTGGATAGTATCGAAATCGCTGGCAATATCGACGCTGATGATATTGAAATTTCCCAAGGAACAGGAGAATACAGCGAAGATACGGTGATTCGCAGTCGCGGAAGTAGTGAATATTTTGCGGTTTTCAAAGGAATTGATAGTTCGGTTATTGATGGTGATGATTTTGTCAATCTCAGCAACGTAGACCCATCACCGACACCAGACCCATCACCGACACCAGACCCATCACCGACACCAGACCCATCACCGACACCAGACCCAGCTAGTTTAGCATTCGATACTGCTAACTATAGCGTTAGTGAAGATAGCGGCAATGCCACGGTTACTGTTACCCGAACTGGTGGTAGCGATATGGTGAAGTGA
- a CDS encoding Calx-beta domain-containing protein: MSVHYATSDDTATAGSDYTSQSGTLTFAAGETSKTIEIPISDDSDAEGNETLQLTLTNAVMRIWEVRIPPL; encoded by the coding sequence GTGAGTGTACATTACGCCACTAGCGACGATACGGCAACTGCTGGGTCGGATTACACCAGCCAAAGTGGAACTTTAACCTTTGCGGCTGGGGAAACTAGTAAAACCATTGAAATTCCCATTAGCGACGATAGCGATGCAGAAGGAAACGAAACCTTACAGCTAACGCTAACCAATGCGGTAATGCGAATTTGGGAAGTCAGGATACCACCTCTCTAA